A stretch of the Chlorobiota bacterium genome encodes the following:
- a CDS encoding dTDP-4-dehydrorhamnose 3,5-epimerase family protein: protein MKNLNELVEEDLLEINFKIKSTFSGPTINGIKHKKLDTIVDGRGDVIELWSLPWVEKEGFSLPKHVYQSATDYGVTKCWHLHEIHTDQFTVTRGKLQVVCVDLRIESLTFGEVNSFIIGIQNPSLILIPPGVMHGWKALSSPETIVVNLQTEVYDPKDEFKFRWDCVLAEVWEPNNG from the coding sequence ATGAAAAACTTAAATGAGTTAGTAGAAGAAGATTTGTTAGAAATTAATTTTAAAATTAAATCAACTTTTAGTGGTCCAACAATAAATGGTATTAAACATAAAAAATTAGATACAATTGTTGATGGTAGAGGAGATGTTATTGAGCTTTGGAGCTTACCTTGGGTAGAAAAAGAAGGTTTTTCATTGCCAAAGCATGTTTACCAATCTGCTACTGATTATGGAGTAACTAAATGTTGGCATTTACATGAAATTCATACAGATCAATTTACAGTTACTAGAGGTAAATTGCAAGTTGTTTGTGTAGACCTAAGAATTGAATCACTAACATTTGGTGAAGTAAATAGTTTTATAATTGGAATTCAAAATCCTTCTTTAATATTAATTCCACCAGGAGTTATGCATGGTTGGAAAGCTTTATCATCCCCTGAAACTATTGTTGTAAATCTTCAAACTGAAGTTTATGATCCAAAAGATGAATTCAAGTTTCGTTGGGATTGTGTTTTGGCAGAAGTTTGGGAACCAAACAATGGATAA
- a CDS encoding sodium-translocating pyrophosphatase has protein sequence MTNLVYLVPLLGLIGLVFMFFKARWVTKQEAGDQRMQEIARYIAEGAIAFLKAEWKVLGIFALIASVLLGWSGTLVPESSPIIAIAFLIGAFFSATAGYIGMNIATKANVRTTQAAKTSLAKALQVSFNGGTVMGLGVAGLAVLGLSTLFIVFYYLFVPAGSQINGIEMKKVIEVLAGFSLGAESIALFARVGGGIYTKAADVGADLVGKVEAGIPEDDPRNPATIADNVGDNVGDVAGMGADLFGSYVATILATMVLGQEIDAKADSFGGLSPILLPMVIAGLGIIFSIIGTFFVKIKNENSNVQNALNLGNWTSIILTAIASYFLVNYMLPDDMSIRGYAFTKMHVFYAIILGLVVGTLMSMITEYYTSMGRRPVKSIVQQSSTGHATNIIGGLSVGMESTVIPILILAIGIYGSYKLAGLYGVAIAAAGMMATTAMQLAIDAFGPIADNAGGIAEMAALPKEVRSRTDTLDAVGNTTAATGKGFAIASAALTSLALFAAFVGVAKINAIDIYKADVLAGLFIGGMIPYIFSALAISAVGRAAMAMVEEVRRQFREIPGIMEGTGKPEYEKCVAISTKASIREMILPGAIALTTPIIIGFAFGPEVLGGLLAGVTVSGVLMGIFQSNAGGAWDNAKKSFEKGVMINGKMEYKGSEAHKASVTGDTVGDPFKDTSGPSMNILIKLMSIVSLVIAPHIAR, from the coding sequence ATGACAAACTTAGTTTATTTGGTTCCTTTACTTGGCTTAATCGGACTGGTGTTTATGTTCTTTAAAGCAAGGTGGGTAACCAAGCAGGAGGCTGGAGACCAAAGAATGCAAGAGATTGCAAGATACATAGCTGAAGGTGCCATTGCATTCTTAAAAGCAGAATGGAAAGTTCTTGGAATATTTGCATTAATTGCCTCAGTGTTACTTGGTTGGAGTGGTACTTTAGTTCCAGAATCAAGCCCAATAATTGCTATTGCTTTTTTGATAGGGGCATTCTTTTCTGCAACAGCAGGTTATATAGGAATGAATATTGCAACCAAAGCAAATGTTAGAACTACTCAAGCAGCAAAAACTTCATTGGCAAAAGCATTGCAAGTTTCTTTTAATGGTGGAACTGTTATGGGGCTTGGTGTTGCTGGATTAGCTGTTCTGGGGTTAAGTACTTTATTTATAGTATTTTATTATTTGTTTGTGCCAGCTGGATCTCAGATAAATGGAATAGAAATGAAAAAGGTAATTGAAGTTCTTGCTGGTTTTTCATTAGGTGCAGAGTCAATTGCATTATTCGCAAGAGTAGGTGGTGGTATTTATACTAAAGCCGCAGATGTTGGTGCAGATTTGGTTGGAAAAGTTGAAGCTGGTATTCCCGAAGATGATCCAAGAAACCCTGCTACTATTGCTGATAATGTAGGTGATAATGTAGGTGATGTGGCTGGGATGGGTGCTGATCTATTTGGTAGTTATGTTGCAACAATTTTAGCTACCATGGTGCTTGGACAAGAAATAGATGCTAAGGCAGATTCATTTGGAGGGCTATCACCAATCTTATTACCAATGGTTATTGCAGGACTTGGAATAATTTTTTCTATAATTGGTACTTTTTTCGTAAAAATTAAAAATGAAAATTCTAATGTTCAAAATGCATTAAATCTAGGTAATTGGACTTCAATAATCCTAACTGCAATTGCATCATATTTTTTAGTTAATTATATGTTACCTGATGATATGTCAATTAGAGGTTATGCATTTACAAAAATGCATGTTTTTTATGCAATTATTTTGGGACTAGTTGTAGGTACTTTAATGAGTATGATAACTGAATATTATACTTCAATGGGAAGAAGACCTGTAAAATCTATAGTTCAGCAATCTTCAACTGGTCATGCCACAAATATTATTGGTGGATTATCTGTTGGTATGGAATCAACTGTAATACCAATATTAATTCTTGCAATTGGCATATATGGTTCTTATAAATTGGCTGGGCTTTATGGAGTTGCTATTGCAGCAGCTGGAATGATGGCTACTACTGCAATGCAACTTGCAATAGATGCTTTTGGTCCTATTGCTGATAACGCAGGTGGAATAGCTGAAATGGCTGCTTTACCTAAAGAAGTTAGATCCAGAACTGATACACTTGATGCTGTTGGAAATACAACTGCTGCAACAGGAAAAGGCTTTGCAATTGCCTCTGCAGCATTGACTTCCCTTGCATTATTTGCTGCTTTTGTTGGTGTAGCTAAAATCAATGCCATTGATATTTATAAAGCAGATGTTTTAGCGGGCTTGTTCATCGGCGGAATGATTCCATACATTTTTTCTGCATTAGCAATTTCTGCTGTAGGTCGTGCTGCTATGGCTATGGTTGAAGAAGTTCGCCGTCAGTTTAGAGAAATACCAGGGATAATGGAAGGAACAGGAAAGCCTGAATACGAAAAATGCGTTGCTATTTCAACAAAAGCATCAATTAGAGAAATGATTTTACCAGGAGCTATAGCTTTAACTACTCCTATAATAATTGGCTTTGCTTTTGGTCCGGAAGTACTTGGAGGATTGTTAGCTGGTGTAACAGTTTCTGGAGTGTTAATGGGTATATTCCAATCAAATGCTGGTGGCGCTTGGGATAACGCTAAAAAATCTTTTGAAAAAGGTGTAATGATTAACGGTAAAATGGAATATAAGGGATCAGAAGCTCATAAAGCTTCAGTTACAGGAGATACTGTGGGAGATCCATTTAAAGATACATCAGGACCGTCTATGAATATTCTAATAAAATTGATGAGTATTGTCTCTTTGGTTATAGCACCTCATATTGCTAGATAA
- a CDS encoding YebC/PmpR family DNA-binding transcriptional regulator — MGRAFEFRKGRKLKRWGKMSVSFTRIGREIAMAAKSGGGDPDTNSRLRMAIQNAKAANMPKDRVESAIIRATNKDASNYEEVIYEGYASHGVAILVETATDNPTRTVAHVRSCFNRGGGALGKSGSLEFIFDRKGIFKIDPTSLDLDDLELELIDFGLEELINEEDETLIYTNYDDFLKMQKALEDRKINVISAEKDRIPNSTVDVNDELQIDIYKLIDKMEDDDDVIAVYHNMNET; from the coding sequence ATGGGTCGTGCTTTTGAATTCCGAAAAGGTAGAAAATTAAAACGTTGGGGGAAAATGTCAGTTTCATTTACCCGAATTGGTCGTGAAATTGCTATGGCTGCTAAAAGTGGAGGTGGTGATCCGGATACAAACTCTAGATTAAGAATGGCGATACAAAATGCGAAAGCAGCAAATATGCCAAAAGATAGAGTTGAATCAGCTATTATTAGAGCTACTAATAAAGATGCTAGCAATTATGAAGAAGTTATTTATGAAGGTTATGCTTCTCATGGAGTTGCAATATTAGTTGAAACTGCAACCGATAACCCAACAAGAACTGTTGCTCATGTTAGATCTTGCTTTAATCGTGGTGGTGGTGCTTTAGGGAAATCTGGGTCTTTAGAATTCATTTTTGATAGAAAAGGTATTTTTAAAATTGACCCTACAAGTTTGGATTTAGATGATTTAGAACTTGAATTAATTGATTTTGGCTTGGAAGAATTAATTAATGAAGAAGATGAAACATTAATCTATACTAATTATGATGATTTTTTAAAAATGCAAAAAGCTTTAGAGGATAGGAAAATTAATGTAATTTCTGCAGAAAAAGATAGAATCCCCAATAGCACCGTTGATGTTAATGATGAACTTCAAATTGATATTTACAAACTAATTGATAAAATGGAAGATGATGATGATGTAATAGCTGTCTATCATAATATGAATGAAACTTAA
- the truA gene encoding tRNA pseudouridine(38-40) synthase TruA — protein sequence MPRYKLTIEYDGTRYSGWQIQRSAKTVQGEIIQACKLAFGDVGEVMGSGRTDAGVHALAQVAHIDFKKEISEREMIYGLNDNLPFDVNVISSIKTVDKFHARYSALKRSYVYQISRTRSAFGKSHLWWIKDTLNLGTMRRAGSLCVGMHDFSSFAELDRTNKDATKVLVDSLDIIEYGDLILLRIRASHFLWKMVRRLTGALVEVGRGNLTENEFANALNFNTEFQLKFTAPPSGLFLEQVLYPGDTFIKELHPPIASLNLTNF from the coding sequence ATGCCTAGATATAAATTAACTATTGAATATGACGGTACAAGATATTCTGGATGGCAAATTCAAAGATCTGCTAAAACAGTACAGGGTGAAATAATACAAGCTTGTAAACTTGCTTTTGGTGACGTTGGTGAAGTGATGGGTTCAGGAAGAACCGATGCTGGAGTCCATGCTTTAGCTCAAGTGGCTCACATCGATTTTAAAAAGGAGATTTCTGAGAGAGAAATGATTTATGGTTTAAATGATAATCTCCCTTTTGACGTAAATGTTATCTCTTCAATCAAAACTGTAGATAAATTTCATGCAAGATATTCAGCCTTAAAAAGAAGTTATGTTTATCAGATTTCTAGAACAAGATCTGCTTTCGGTAAAAGTCATTTATGGTGGATTAAAGATACACTTAATTTAGGAACTATGCGAAGAGCAGGATCTTTATGCGTTGGTATGCATGATTTCTCATCATTCGCTGAATTAGATAGAACAAATAAAGATGCTACTAAAGTTTTAGTTGATTCTTTAGATATAATTGAATATGGTGATTTAATACTTTTGAGAATTAGAGCTAGTCACTTTTTATGGAAAATGGTAAGGCGATTAACTGGAGCATTAGTAGAAGTTGGTAGAGGAAATTTGACAGAGAATGAATTTGCAAATGCTCTTAATTTTAATACTGAATTCCAGTTAAAATTTACAGCTCCTCCATCTGGATTATTCTTAGAACAAGTATTGTATCCTGGAGATACTTTTATAAAAGAGTTACATCCTCCAATTGCCTCTTTAAACTTAACTAATTTTTAG
- a CDS encoding rhomboid family intramembrane serine protease: MYLVYFIIGINMIASLYGFKNEFFLEKFMFKTDKILQNKEYYRLVTSAFIHNDLSHLGFNLFSFYSFGRILEIELGFFPFLIIYLVSLIASELFSLYVHRINPNYRALGASGAISGVIFSFIVFFPDTKMSVFFIPGIPAWLFGIVYTLISIYGLQSGAGRIGHSAHLGGGIAGVLVTLAMYPFLIFESSYVIAGILIPFVIFTIILLIQPNFFNKIKSLE, translated from the coding sequence ATGTATTTAGTTTACTTCATAATTGGAATAAATATGATTGCCTCATTATATGGTTTTAAAAATGAATTTTTCCTAGAAAAATTTATGTTTAAAACTGATAAAATACTTCAAAATAAAGAGTATTATAGATTAGTAACTTCTGCATTTATTCATAATGATTTATCACATTTAGGATTTAATTTATTTAGCTTTTATTCTTTTGGTAGAATACTAGAAATAGAACTAGGATTTTTTCCATTTTTGATCATCTATTTAGTAAGTTTAATTGCTTCTGAGTTATTTTCTTTATATGTTCATAGGATAAACCCAAATTATAGAGCTCTAGGTGCTTCGGGAGCAATAAGTGGTGTAATTTTTTCATTTATAGTATTTTTCCCAGATACTAAAATGTCTGTTTTTTTTATTCCAGGAATTCCTGCTTGGCTTTTTGGAATTGTTTACACATTAATTTCTATTTACGGATTGCAATCAGGGGCTGGAAGAATAGGTCATTCCGCCCATTTAGGAGGTGGTATTGCTGGAGTATTAGTAACTTTAGCAATGTATCCTTTTCTAATTTTTGAATCAAGTTATGTTATTGCAGGAATTTTAATTCCATTTGTAATTTTTACAATAATATTATTAATTCAACCAAATTTTTTTAACAAAATAAAATCTTTAGAATAA
- the phoU gene encoding phosphate signaling complex protein PhoU: protein MSLIQKELESLKLHINKMFILVISQIENSQKAFISGDKQLSESIKENEIIVNEIEVNIDSECENVIALFNPVAADLRFVLSCLKINSFLERIGDAANGLAKFVNRNDIEDYKEYLEITQANQMFEQSKLMLMLTFNAFQNDDSVTARGVFKLNKILDNYNSTARSSISLNIKSNPERAEKAIIFLSAIRKLSRVGDQTTNISEEIIFYLEANNIRHKGLTS from the coding sequence ATGTCTTTAATACAAAAAGAATTAGAATCTTTGAAATTGCATATAAACAAAATGTTTATACTTGTAATTAGTCAAATTGAAAATAGTCAAAAAGCATTCATTTCTGGAGATAAACAATTAAGTGAAAGCATTAAAGAAAATGAAATTATAGTTAATGAAATTGAAGTAAATATCGATTCAGAATGCGAAAATGTAATAGCATTATTTAATCCAGTTGCAGCTGATTTAAGGTTTGTATTATCTTGTTTAAAAATAAATTCTTTTTTAGAAAGAATTGGTGACGCAGCAAATGGATTAGCAAAATTTGTAAATAGAAATGATATTGAAGATTATAAGGAGTATTTAGAAATTACTCAAGCAAACCAAATGTTTGAACAATCTAAGTTAATGCTAATGTTAACTTTTAATGCATTTCAAAATGATGATTCAGTTACTGCTCGTGGAGTTTTTAAGTTGAATAAAATTTTAGATAATTACAACTCAACTGCTCGTTCTTCAATATCGTTAAATATAAAAAGTAACCCAGAAAGAGCAGAAAAGGCAATAATATTTTTATCTGCAATACGTAAATTAAGTAGAGTTGGAGATCAGACAACTAATATTTCAGAGGAGATTATATTTTATTTAGAAGCAAATAACATAAGACATAAAGGTCTTACATCCTAA
- the pstB gene encoding phosphate ABC transporter ATP-binding protein yields the protein MNSIIKTENLSLYYGAKQALNKISIDIPRNEVTAFIGPSGCGKSTFLRTLNRMNDLIPSVRIEGSIFIDDINIYEKKINVVNLRKMVGMVFQKSNPFPKSIYENITFGPKLNGIKDKIKLDEIVEESLKSSALWEEVKDRLNDSAFSLSGGQQQRLCIARTIAVNPEILLMDEPCSALDPLSTSKIEELIADLKSKYTIVIVTHNMQQASRVSDNTAFYYLGELIEFDKTRDIFTHPKNEKTENYITGKFG from the coding sequence TTGAATTCAATAATTAAAACTGAAAATTTATCTTTATATTATGGAGCAAAGCAAGCTCTTAATAAAATTAGCATTGATATACCTAGAAATGAAGTAACTGCATTTATTGGTCCTTCTGGATGTGGTAAATCTACTTTTCTTAGAACTTTAAATAGAATGAATGATCTTATTCCTTCAGTTCGGATAGAAGGGAGTATCTTTATTGATGATATTAATATTTATGAAAAAAAAATAAATGTAGTTAACTTGAGAAAAATGGTTGGAATGGTATTTCAAAAATCCAATCCATTTCCAAAATCTATCTATGAAAATATTACATTTGGTCCTAAGTTAAATGGTATAAAAGATAAAATTAAATTAGATGAAATAGTTGAAGAAAGCTTGAAATCATCTGCTTTATGGGAAGAAGTTAAGGATAGATTAAATGATTCTGCATTTAGTTTATCTGGTGGTCAACAGCAAAGACTTTGCATTGCAAGAACAATAGCTGTAAACCCTGAGATTTTGCTTATGGATGAACCTTGTAGTGCATTAGACCCATTATCTACATCTAAAATTGAAGAACTGATTGCTGATTTAAAATCTAAATACACAATTGTTATTGTTACGCATAACATGCAACAAGCCTCAAGAGTAAGTGATAATACAGCATTTTATTATTTAGGAGAATTGATAGAATTTGATAAAACTAGGGATATATTTACACATCCAAAAAATGAAAAAACAGAAAATTATATTACAGGAAAATTTGGATAG
- a CDS encoding phosphate ABC transporter permease PstA: MINKYNTEALFSKKSNKKDKILGGIGYGLPLVSLLIVLFMIGLIISNFALLGLPNVTWSFLTHDPKNMNTEGGIFPAIYGTFLLVLVMVVIGVPIGTMTAIYLNEYALQSSIFSKIIRFAVNTLAGVPSIVYGLFGLGFFIQTVGANIDTFKWNSLRENTVQVLTLKNAPLEGKSSSLQEITSYLKNIDSIKFRSVNNFIQEYPNGESVKINSKDLNNFLLNKVDLKWGKPSLLWAALTLALLTLPVVIVSVEEALRTVPKEIREASLALGATKFETIYKIVIPSSIGGILTGAILAVSRGAGEVAPILLTGVVYSQQSLPKSLSDQFMHLGYHLYVLATQSPDVDKTMPIQYATTLVLIALTLALNIIAIIIRSRIRRKTISY; encoded by the coding sequence ATGATAAATAAATACAATACTGAAGCATTATTTTCAAAAAAATCAAACAAGAAAGATAAAATTCTTGGTGGAATTGGGTATGGTTTACCTTTGGTTAGTTTGTTAATAGTATTGTTCATGATTGGTTTGATAATTTCCAATTTTGCTTTGTTAGGATTGCCAAATGTTACTTGGTCATTTCTAACACATGATCCTAAGAATATGAACACCGAAGGAGGAATTTTCCCTGCCATTTACGGCACATTTTTACTTGTTTTAGTAATGGTTGTTATAGGAGTTCCTATTGGTACTATGACTGCTATTTATTTAAATGAATACGCATTACAAAGTTCTATTTTTTCTAAAATTATTAGATTTGCTGTAAATACTTTAGCAGGAGTTCCATCTATAGTTTACGGACTTTTTGGTCTAGGTTTTTTTATTCAAACAGTTGGTGCTAATATTGATACATTTAAATGGAATTCTTTAAGAGAAAATACTGTTCAAGTTTTAACTTTAAAAAATGCACCATTAGAAGGTAAATCTAGTTCTCTGCAAGAAATTACGTCTTACTTAAAAAATATTGATTCAATTAAATTTAGATCTGTAAATAATTTTATTCAAGAATATCCAAATGGAGAATCAGTTAAAATTAATTCTAAAGATCTGAATAATTTCTTACTAAATAAAGTAGATTTGAAATGGGGAAAGCCATCATTGTTGTGGGCTGCATTAACTTTAGCATTACTAACTTTACCAGTAGTAATTGTATCTGTTGAAGAAGCATTAAGAACTGTTCCAAAAGAAATTAGAGAAGCATCATTAGCATTGGGAGCTACAAAATTTGAAACAATTTATAAAATTGTTATACCTAGTTCAATTGGTGGAATTTTAACTGGTGCAATTCTTGCAGTTTCTAGAGGAGCAGGTGAAGTTGCTCCAATTTTATTAACAGGTGTTGTATATTCTCAACAATCTCTTCCAAAGTCCTTGAGTGATCAATTTATGCATCTAGGCTATCATTTGTATGTTCTAGCAACACAATCTCCAGATGTTGATAAAACAATGCCTATTCAGTATGCAACTACTTTGGTTCTAATTGCATTAACATTAGCATTAAATATTATTGCAATAATTATTAGAAGTAGAATTCGTAGAAAAACTATTTCTTATTAA
- the pstC gene encoding phosphate ABC transporter permease subunit PstC yields MFLFIFKEASPIVFSFNKAKLDSLNIKPSDSHNEELLVDEYNPIGDNLNSDSNKLSVKNNSTQQGDIIEYNPEVELINKQKDINNSINKSDVKKTDEDIISYNPEVSDSLIIKSIQPEVNINPDSAARAIIGYDYPILTHSSQVKLSHLFYRNWQPNSEFPRYGIYPIILGTLKTTFIAILLAAPIGIFAAIYTAFFAGVRIKEWLKPIMEILAAFPSVVIGFFCLMTIATFVQSVFGTEIRLNSIVGGIGLALVSIPIIYTITDDALTSVPKSLREAALALGATEWQTVYKIMVPAATPGIIAAVLLGFGRAMGETMIALMATGNAGDVSLNFFESVRTISATIGAEMGEVVFGSPHYQVLFFLGVLLFIVSFVINFITEFYVKQKLLKKFKGI; encoded by the coding sequence ATGTTTTTGTTTATATTTAAAGAAGCTTCACCAATAGTTTTTAGTTTTAATAAAGCTAAATTAGATTCTCTAAATATAAAGCCTTCAGATAGTCATAATGAGGAGTTGTTAGTTGATGAATATAATCCAATTGGAGATAATTTAAATTCAGATTCCAATAAATTATCAGTTAAAAATAATTCAACGCAGCAAGGTGATATTATAGAATACAATCCTGAAGTTGAATTAATAAATAAGCAAAAGGATATTAATAATTCTATAAATAAATCAGATGTTAAAAAAACTGATGAGGATATAATTTCATATAACCCAGAGGTTTCAGATTCGTTAATCATAAAATCTATCCAACCTGAAGTTAACATAAACCCAGATTCTGCAGCAAGAGCTATAATTGGATACGATTATCCTATATTGACACACAGTTCTCAAGTAAAGTTATCACATTTATTTTATAGGAATTGGCAGCCAAATTCAGAGTTCCCAAGATATGGAATTTATCCAATTATATTAGGAACGCTTAAAACAACTTTTATCGCAATTTTATTAGCTGCACCAATAGGAATTTTTGCAGCAATATATACTGCATTTTTTGCTGGAGTTAGGATTAAAGAATGGTTAAAACCAATTATGGAAATACTCGCAGCTTTTCCATCTGTAGTTATTGGATTTTTTTGTTTAATGACAATAGCAACCTTTGTTCAATCAGTGTTTGGTACTGAAATAAGATTAAATTCAATTGTTGGAGGAATTGGTTTAGCATTGGTTTCAATACCTATAATCTATACGATAACCGATGATGCATTAACTTCTGTCCCAAAGTCATTGAGAGAAGCTGCATTAGCTTTAGGTGCAACAGAATGGCAGACAGTTTATAAAATTATGGTACCAGCTGCAACACCTGGAATTATTGCTGCAGTTTTATTAGGTTTTGGAAGAGCAATGGGAGAAACAATGATAGCATTAATGGCTACTGGAAATGCGGGTGATGTAAGTTTAAACTTTTTTGAATCTGTAAGAACAATTTCTGCTACAATTGGCGCTGAAATGGGAGAGGTTGTTTTTGGTTCACCTCATTATCAAGTGTTGTTTTTTTTAGGAGTTTTATTGTTTATCGTTTCTTTTGTAATCAATTTTATTACTGAATTTTATGTTAAACAAAAGTTACTAAAAAAATTCAAAGGAATTTAG
- a CDS encoding phosphate ABC transporter substrate-binding protein — MQKKLSSILVLLISSLFAFGFFAGESITIKGSDTMVILNQKWGELFMNKNPGVKIQVTGGGSGTGISALINGTTNICASSRPLSLSEKTQLKTRYGSPGVEIKVAKDGITIYAHPSQSIKGLTMAQLKDIYTGKVTNWNQIGGKNARIVLYGRENSSGTYGFFKDHVLNGADFASSTQTLPGTAAIVNAILKDPNGIGYGGFAYTKGCDIIPVANNSNNYISPSESTIKNGTYPISRFLYFYTSNRPTGKTKEFIDWVLSTEGQSTVQKVGYFSIK; from the coding sequence ATGCAAAAAAAATTATCTTCTATTTTAGTACTTTTAATATCATCTTTATTTGCATTTGGGTTTTTTGCAGGAGAATCCATAACAATTAAAGGTTCAGATACTATGGTTATATTAAATCAAAAATGGGGTGAATTATTTATGAATAAAAATCCTGGAGTTAAAATACAAGTTACTGGAGGTGGCTCTGGTACTGGTATTTCAGCCCTTATAAATGGAACAACAAATATTTGTGCTTCTTCAAGACCATTATCATTAAGTGAAAAAACACAATTAAAAACTAGATATGGTTCACCAGGTGTTGAAATTAAAGTTGCTAAAGACGGAATTACTATTTATGCTCATCCATCGCAAAGTATAAAAGGATTAACAATGGCTCAGTTAAAAGATATTTACACTGGAAAGGTTACTAATTGGAATCAAATAGGTGGTAAAAATGCCAGGATAGTATTGTATGGTCGTGAAAATAGTTCAGGAACTTATGGTTTCTTTAAAGATCATGTATTAAATGGAGCTGATTTTGCTTCATCTACTCAAACTTTGCCAGGAACTGCTGCAATTGTAAACGCAATATTAAAAGATCCAAATGGTATTGGATATGGTGGTTTTGCTTATACTAAAGGATGTGATATTATTCCTGTTGCAAATAATAGTAATAACTATATTTCTCCAAGTGAATCAACAATAAAAAATGGTACTTATCCAATTTCAAGATTTTTGTATTTTTATACTTCTAACAGACCAACAGGAAAAACTAAAGAATTTATTGATTGGGTATTAAGTACAGAAGGACAATCAACAGTACAAAAGGTAGGATATTTTTCAATAAAATAA
- a CDS encoding NADH-quinone oxidoreductase subunit J gives MFESIVFFILSLMAIISAICVVTFKNPVSSAMMLVTHFISLSGLYLTLNAQFLAALQIMVYAGAIMVLVVFVIMLLNSGNEESFIQKFSNRKSLSIALSISLGGLLIIVISKFVFSSKEKIVNIDVGSIQGIGKALFGNYIFPFEMISLVLLAATVGAVAMTKKHLEN, from the coding sequence ATGTTTGAATCAATTGTCTTTTTTATACTATCATTAATGGCAATTATATCTGCCATTTGTGTTGTAACATTTAAAAATCCAGTTAGCTCAGCAATGATGCTAGTAACTCATTTCATTTCTTTATCTGGTTTATACTTAACACTTAATGCTCAATTTTTAGCAGCATTGCAGATAATGGTTTATGCTGGTGCAATTATGGTTTTAGTAGTGTTTGTAATTATGTTATTAAATTCAGGGAATGAAGAATCGTTTATACAAAAATTTTCAAATAGAAAAAGCTTATCTATTGCTTTATCTATTTCATTAGGTGGTTTGTTAATAATTGTAATTAGTAAATTTGTATTTTCAAGTAAAGAAAAAATTGTTAATATAGATGTTGGTTCTATTCAAGGGATTGGGAAAGCACTATTTGGTAACTATATATTCCCTTTTGAGATGATTTCTTTAGTATTATTAGCTGCTACTGTTGGTGCTGTTGCAATGACTAAAAAACATCTTGAAAATTAA
- the nuoK gene encoding NADH-quinone oxidoreductase subunit NuoK — translation MEIQLWHYLTLSGILFVIGVIGVLTRRNAIVIFMCIELMLNSVNLTLIGFSKYLNDNSGQVLVLFVMTVAAAEAAVGLAVLLSLFRNKETVYLDEVNIMKW, via the coding sequence ATGGAAATACAGCTTTGGCATTATTTAACATTAAGTGGAATTCTGTTTGTGATTGGTGTTATTGGTGTTTTAACCCGTAGAAATGCAATTGTAATTTTTATGTGTATTGAGTTAATGTTGAATTCTGTAAACTTAACATTAATCGGTTTTTCAAAATACTTAAATGATAACTCTGGTCAGGTATTAGTATTGTTTGTTATGACTGTAGCTGCAGCTGAAGCTGCTGTTGGATTAGCTGTTTTACTTTCATTGTTTCGTAATAAAGAGACAGTTTATCTTGATGAAGTCAACATTATGAAATGGTAA